A genomic stretch from Penaeus vannamei isolate JL-2024 chromosome 6, ASM4276789v1, whole genome shotgun sequence includes:
- the LOC113800193 gene encoding RNA-binding protein 7: MCDEEDRTVWVGNLDSEQVTEDVLFELFLQAGPVQYVRIAKDRATGTFKNFAFVIYRDPVSVPYAIELMNGIPLFNRNMRVQNRGLQELQQRGLAPGPGGIHTLDPSLLNNSPQAPQQNYPSVQAQSCGQQQSLLGPGPGIPAALQGRVPQHIMALAQQQIALLQAQQPCLLSDSPLLNAPGMRTSDRLGSVNYGMYGQGHRGHNMQDNMRGSGSRTNNAPHSQQWNRGHHYDNRDRNSRSLDDRHNRHHEDRNRYGRSLDDHQNYRHNQRSGGQKYIDNDAMKMLKGQQNRDDSVSQNSNMLAQLQQQQGRFDYNRLGPKNDSYMRPNGHSHDSHRSRDHYHSRSHGNDDRSSGRYDPYRSSRR, encoded by the exons ATGTGCGACGAGGAAGACAGGACCGTGTGGGTGGGCAACCTGGATTCTGAACAAGTGACAGAAGATGTCCTGTTCGAATTGTTTTTGCAG gcaGGACCAGTACAGTATGTCAGGATAGCTAAGGACAGAGCAACTGGAACATTCAAAAACTTTGCATTTGTCATTTATCGTGATCCAGTGTCTGTTCCTTACGCAATTGAATTGATGAATGGAATTCCTCTTTTCAATCGTAATATGAGAGTTCAGAATAGGGGCTTGCAAGAGTTGCAACAGAGGGGACTTGCACCTGGGCCTGGTGGGATACATACTCTAGATCCCAGCTTATTAAATAATAGTCCTCAGGCTCCACAACAGAATTACCCATCAGTGCAAGCACAGAGTTGTGGCCAGCAGCAGTCACTCTTAGGCCCTGGCCCAGGAATTCCTGCAGCACTACAAGGTCGAGTTCCACAGCATATCATGGCATTAGCTCAACAGCAGATAGCTTTGTTGCAGGCACAGCAGCCTTGTCTTTTATCAGACAGTCCTCTACTCAATGCGCCAGGCATGCGCACATCAGATCGCCTCGGCTCCGTAAATTATGGCATGTATGGTCAGGGACACCGAGGTCATAATATGCAGGATAACATGCGAGGGAGTGGGTCAAGAACCAATAATGCACCACACAGTCAACAGTGGAACAGAGGACATCATTACGATAATAGGGACAGAAATTCTAGATCCTTAGATGACCGTCATAACCGTCATCATGAGGACAGAAACAGATATGGAAGGTCCTTGGATGATCACCAGAATTACCGTCATAATCAGAGAAGCGGCGGACAGAAATACATCGATAATGATGCGATGAAGATGCTGAAAGGGCAGCAGAATCGAGATGACAGTGTTTCTCAAAATTCCAACATGCTCGCTCAGTTACAGCAACAGCAAGGACGTTTTGACTACAATAGATTAGGACCAAAGAATGACTCTTACATGAGACCAAATGGACACAGTCATGACAGTCATAGATCAAGGGATCATTATCACAGTCGGTCTCATGGAAATGATGATAGGTCTAGTGGTAGGTATGATCCATATAGAAGTTCCAGACGTTGA